From a region of the Chrysemys picta bellii isolate R12L10 chromosome 7, ASM1138683v2, whole genome shotgun sequence genome:
- the LOC135972933 gene encoding nucleolar protein 58-like, whose translation MDSKAGIISSATPEDSADGEEEEEEDELAESTQQSVLPNSQDLFLSLTEVPSQPSIQDHDPMEGTSAAANSSSLPPPSRRLSQIRCRKKKTRDEMFAEIMESTRSDRAHLNEWKDTVSKYRKEASEREDRRDQREDRRGQREERRDARDERWRQEDQRKQDATLGLLREQTDMLRRLVELQERQQDNRVPLQPLYNPPCCSPLNRVVFLNMRAS comes from the exons atggattccaaggcggggataatctcatcagctacacctgaggattctgcggatggggaagaggaggaggaggaggatgagcttgcagagagcacccagcagtccgttctccccaacagccaggatctttttctcagcctgactgaagtaccctcccaacccagtatccaagaccacgaccccatggaagggacctcag cagctgcaaattcttcaagcctccctcctccgtcccgaaggctatcacagataaggtgtcggaaaaagaagacgcgagatgagatgttcgcagaaatcatggaatccacccgcagtgacagagctcatctgaatgagtggaaggacacggtttcaaagtataggaaagaagccagtgaacgtgaggacaggagggaccaacgtgaggacaggaggggccaacgtgaggagaggagagacgctcgagatgagaggtggcggcaggaagatcagaggaagcaggatgcaacgctggggctgctgcgtgagcaaacagacatgctccggcgtctggtggagcttcaggaacggcagcaggataacagagtgccgctacagcccctgtataaccccccttgctgcagccctttaaacagagtagtattCCTGAATATGCGAGCGTCATGA